One segment of uncultured Jannaschia sp. DNA contains the following:
- a CDS encoding HU family DNA-binding protein: protein MATKPMTKTQLVAALAEKMDTDKKTASGALDAITGIITEEVSNGGAVTLPGVGKIMCRERPERMVRNPATGEQFKKDADKVVKMTIAKALKDSVNA from the coding sequence ATGGCAACCAAACCGATGACCAAGACGCAGCTCGTCGCTGCGCTCGCCGAAAAGATGGACACCGACAAGAAGACCGCCTCCGGTGCTCTTGACGCCATCACCGGCATCATCACCGAAGAGGTCTCGAACGGCGGCGCCGTGACGCTTCCCGGCGTGGGCAAGATCATGTGCCGCGAGCGTCCCGAGCGGATGGTCCGCAACCCCGCCACGGGCGAGCAATTCAAGAAGGACGCCGACAAGGTCGTGAAGATGACGATCGCCAAGGCGCTCAAGGATTCCGTGAACGCCTGA
- a CDS encoding DMT family transporter: protein MDLRALLYGLAFALMWSSAFTSARIIVAEAPPLLSLSLRFAISGVLGIALAYLMGQRMRLTAAQWRAVVIFGICQNALYLGLNFVAMQWIEASLAAIIASALPLLVALANWVIFREGTRLLGVMGLLGGTFGVVLIMGTRLQGGADLTGIALCILGVVALTVATLSVRGASGGGNLMMVVGLQMIVGSLALLPVGLALETWDVTWSPVLIAAFAYTTLIPGLAATFIWFLLVARIGATPAATFHFLNPFFGVVIAWALLSEQLGPLDIVGVLIVTFGILAVQLSRLRRT from the coding sequence ATGGACCTTCGCGCCCTTCTCTACGGCCTCGCCTTCGCGCTGATGTGGTCCTCGGCCTTCACCTCGGCGCGGATCATCGTGGCCGAGGCCCCGCCGCTCCTCTCGCTGTCGCTGCGCTTCGCGATCTCGGGCGTCCTCGGGATCGCTCTGGCCTACCTCATGGGCCAGCGGATGCGCCTGACGGCGGCGCAATGGCGGGCGGTGGTGATCTTCGGCATCTGCCAGAACGCGCTCTATCTCGGGCTCAATTTCGTCGCGATGCAATGGATCGAGGCATCCCTCGCGGCCATCATCGCCTCGGCGCTGCCCCTGCTCGTGGCGCTGGCGAACTGGGTGATCTTCCGCGAAGGCACGCGCCTTCTGGGTGTCATGGGCCTCCTCGGCGGCACCTTCGGCGTCGTCCTCATCATGGGAACGCGCCTTCAGGGTGGCGCGGACCTCACAGGTATCGCGCTCTGCATCCTCGGGGTGGTCGCGCTGACGGTCGCGACGTTGTCGGTCCGGGGCGCCTCGGGCGGAGGCAACCTGATGATGGTGGTGGGGCTCCAGATGATCGTGGGATCGCTGGCGCTCCTGCCCGTGGGCCTCGCGCTCGAGACGTGGGACGTGACGTGGTCACCCGTCCTGATCGCCGCCTTCGCCTATACGACCCTGATCCCCGGCCTCGCGGCGACGTTCATCTGGTTCCTCCTGGTCGCGCGCATCGGGGCCACGCCCGCCGCGACCTTCCATTTCCTCAACCCGTTCTTCGGCGTGGTCATCGCATGGGCCCTTCTGTCCGAACAGCTCGGCCCCCTCGACATCGTCGGCGTCCTGATCGTGACCTTCGGCATTCTCGCGGTGCAGCTCAGCCGCCTGCGCCGGACCTAG